Proteins encoded within one genomic window of Dyadobacter chenhuakuii:
- a CDS encoding 5'-nucleotidase C-terminal domain-containing protein, whose protein sequence is MTLSPRHITSLAWTIAFAFFSSCQQHLAVTKNEYKQYAVDNQTGEDSSIVKYYLPYKAKMQAEMSKVIGQTAQALTKPSDPETLMGNYFADAMLTEGLKKDPTIQFTLSTKGGLRTTFPEGDITVSNVFELMPFENEMVTLKLSGENVQQVIDFIVKKEGEPISGMRMKIRNGVAYDVTIAGEPFDKTKTYNLLTYDYLADGGDDLECLRHPIERKEINKKVREALLDNINDLTRQGKKITAQLDGRIVIIKE, encoded by the coding sequence ATGACCCTGTCTCCGCGACACATTACATCCCTGGCCTGGACTATTGCCTTTGCCTTCTTCTCGTCCTGCCAGCAACATTTAGCTGTTACCAAAAATGAATACAAGCAATACGCGGTTGATAATCAGACAGGTGAGGATTCTTCCATTGTAAAATATTATCTTCCTTATAAGGCTAAAATGCAGGCAGAAATGAGCAAGGTCATCGGGCAAACCGCTCAGGCGCTTACCAAACCGTCTGATCCCGAAACCCTCATGGGCAACTATTTTGCCGATGCCATGCTTACCGAGGGATTAAAAAAAGATCCGACCATTCAATTCACATTATCAACTAAGGGCGGATTACGAACCACTTTTCCGGAAGGCGACATTACGGTTTCAAATGTATTTGAACTGATGCCGTTTGAAAATGAAATGGTTACTTTAAAATTATCCGGTGAAAATGTGCAGCAAGTCATTGATTTTATTGTAAAAAAGGAAGGTGAGCCGATTTCAGGAATGCGGATGAAGATCAGGAATGGCGTGGCTTACGACGTGACCATTGCCGGGGAGCCTTTTGATAAAACCAAAACCTATAACCTGCTCACCTACGATTATCTGGCAGACGGCGGCGATGACCTGGAATGTCTGCGTCACCCGATTGAAAGAAAGGAAATTAACAAAAAAGTGCGTGAAGCGCTTTTGGATAACATCAATGACCTGACCCGTCAGGGGAAGAAAATAACCGCTCAGCTCGATGGAAGAATTGTCATTATCAAAGAATAG
- a CDS encoding M43 family zinc metalloprotease: MRYFLLRLKYIVTSLLIAFLLTQSAYVRAQDRCSTMDLLNMRFTRQPALKIMFDQRELRLKQAIRQRNVTGKSLKTTANVTIPVVFHVVSNRQSLITDEQILAQLDTINADYAGINGSASRVPSHFRALFGQSGIQFCLAQRTPNETPTTGIERYPTSRANFDYTTNLVKHAETGGATAWDTDRYLNIWICDLSGGTLGYATFPDDGVPDEQGVVIDFGSLPGGNVAGYNAGKTLTHELGHFFNLYHIWGDDNGSCNGTDQVDDTPNQGNSTGACPTGIQTDNCTQTAPGIMYQNYMDYTSDNCLIMFTKGQVVRMDESFNLSRLSLASSDACTPLNLKNKDASLKAITRPDQRICANSLTPQVVLENRGKETLTSVNFNAVIDNGTVQTFRWTGSLATFEETTVNLGALSTVEGNHILTITTSNPNGAADENTANDEQTLTFIYYEPFAAPVVESFESLFPPQGWDIVNEDAGTTWEKTTTAAKTGAASVKISNFGNEAIGERDYLRSPTVNIAGTDSAYVSFQLAAATYTNSTVEGNVWDTLQVMVSTDCGQTYTSVYKKWGPSLVTRTAATRTAFRPAANEWRSEEINITSFINQGEVLIAFVNSNGNENDIFLDDINIRTVTINPNLKEAGFLVTPNPTSGKVSVQFYPRPEGLRSVSIYNVSGQKIAEQRIAGEVSSNVYDFDLTNYASGLYIVKAEFTDRVLTKKIVKN; this comes from the coding sequence ATGCGATACTTTTTACTGCGATTAAAATACATTGTTACCAGCCTGCTGATTGCATTTTTACTGACCCAAAGCGCTTACGTACGCGCGCAGGATAGATGCAGCACCATGGATTTACTTAATATGCGCTTTACGAGGCAGCCGGCACTCAAAATCATGTTTGACCAGCGGGAGCTGCGCCTCAAACAAGCGATCCGGCAGCGGAATGTGACAGGAAAGTCTTTAAAAACCACAGCGAATGTTACTATTCCTGTGGTTTTTCATGTTGTATCAAACAGGCAGTCGCTCATCACCGATGAACAGATCCTGGCGCAGCTTGACACGATTAATGCAGACTATGCGGGTATTAACGGAAGCGCGAGCCGCGTTCCGTCGCATTTCAGGGCACTGTTCGGGCAGTCGGGAATCCAGTTCTGTCTGGCGCAGCGTACACCTAATGAAACACCTACAACCGGGATCGAGCGTTACCCAACTTCCCGCGCGAATTTTGACTATACCACGAATTTGGTAAAACATGCTGAAACGGGCGGCGCTACGGCTTGGGACACAGATCGTTACCTGAATATCTGGATCTGCGACCTGTCGGGCGGGACATTGGGATATGCGACATTCCCGGATGACGGCGTGCCCGATGAGCAAGGCGTGGTGATTGACTTTGGCAGCTTGCCAGGTGGAAATGTGGCCGGTTATAATGCCGGAAAAACCCTGACACACGAACTGGGACACTTTTTCAATCTATATCACATCTGGGGCGACGACAATGGCAGCTGCAACGGAACAGACCAGGTGGACGACACGCCAAACCAGGGCAACAGCACAGGCGCATGTCCAACAGGAATCCAGACAGACAATTGTACCCAGACCGCCCCGGGCATCATGTATCAGAATTACATGGACTATACTTCCGACAACTGCCTGATAATGTTCACCAAAGGGCAAGTAGTGCGGATGGATGAATCATTTAATCTGTCCCGGTTGTCCCTGGCAAGCTCGGATGCGTGCACGCCCTTGAACCTGAAAAACAAAGACGCTTCCCTTAAAGCCATCACAAGGCCTGACCAGCGGATTTGTGCCAATTCATTAACACCTCAGGTTGTGCTGGAAAACCGGGGAAAAGAAACACTTACTTCTGTGAATTTTAATGCAGTAATTGACAACGGCACTGTGCAGACTTTCAGGTGGACGGGTTCATTAGCGACATTTGAAGAAACAACTGTAAATCTGGGTGCACTTTCCACCGTGGAAGGAAACCATATCCTCACAATCACCACTTCCAACCCGAACGGCGCTGCGGATGAGAATACGGCAAATGACGAGCAAACTCTGACCTTTATATATTATGAACCGTTCGCTGCACCGGTTGTGGAAAGCTTCGAAAGCTTATTCCCGCCGCAAGGCTGGGATATTGTGAATGAAGACGCAGGCACAACCTGGGAGAAAACCACAACCGCTGCCAAAACCGGCGCTGCATCTGTAAAGATCTCCAACTTTGGCAACGAGGCCATTGGCGAGCGCGATTACCTGAGATCTCCAACCGTCAACATTGCGGGCACAGATTCGGCCTATGTGTCATTCCAGCTGGCGGCGGCGACTTATACCAATTCAACGGTGGAAGGCAATGTCTGGGATACATTGCAAGTAATGGTCAGCACCGATTGCGGGCAGACTTACACCAGCGTTTATAAGAAATGGGGACCTTCGCTGGTGACCAGGACCGCCGCCACGCGAACTGCATTCAGGCCCGCTGCCAATGAATGGCGCAGTGAGGAGATCAACATTACCAGTTTCATCAACCAGGGCGAAGTGCTTATTGCATTTGTAAACTCCAATGGAAATGAGAATGATATATTTCTGGATGATATCAATATCCGGACGGTGACCATTAATCCGAATCTGAAAGAAGCCGGGTTCCTGGTAACGCCAAACCCGACGAGTGGAAAAGTCTCAGTACAGTTCTATCCGCGCCCCGAAGGATTAAGGTCTGTTTCCATTTATAATGTTTCGGGACAAAAAATCGCTGAACAGCGGATAGCCGGGGAAGTGAGCAGCAATGTGTACGACTTCGACCTGACGAACTATGCCAGTGGGTTGTACATTGTTAAAGCAGAGTTTACAGATCGCGTGCTCACGAAGAAGATTGTCAAAAACTAA
- a CDS encoding putative sensor domain DACNV-containing protein, with protein MKMNNPGTNMIAGDPVPATTYKPARGVASLVESHFERHHVSVRSHYDQELAPKPDARTIETIIDTTFWASLRREEGRSPKVSIAFLPPEDAESPLIFSERLTLSANTLTKLAPAVERSGIHLGVWMEGNELCIWGTTRVIPGLCFVLEVVEPGMLVIKHRRVDGFGKFVNVAVLKGDQVKIVDENSGRARDCPSVINSMIGFTSSTLWSDSLNLLVQLAVSMRAHERGGILLVVPNGKDDWRKSIIHPITYHVQPSFSELAELNRKYIEDPNPIGWQSQLSSAINGLAGLTAVDGATIINDKYELLAFGAKIGRTAEGRPVEEMLVTEPVIGNVGQVMHPVQHGGTRHLSAAQFVYDQRDAIALVASQDGRFTIFSWAPCEGKVQAHRVDALLL; from the coding sequence ATGAAGATGAATAACCCTGGAACTAACATGATTGCAGGCGATCCTGTTCCCGCCACAACGTATAAGCCGGCACGGGGCGTGGCCAGTCTGGTCGAAAGCCATTTCGAGCGCCACCACGTATCTGTAAGGAGCCATTACGATCAGGAACTGGCGCCTAAGCCCGACGCCCGGACCATTGAAACCATTATTGATACAACTTTCTGGGCGAGCCTGCGGAGGGAAGAGGGGCGTTCCCCCAAAGTTTCCATAGCATTCCTGCCGCCCGAGGATGCCGAAAGCCCCCTGATTTTCAGTGAAAGGCTCACATTATCAGCCAATACGCTTACCAAGCTTGCTCCTGCAGTGGAACGTTCTGGGATACATCTGGGTGTCTGGATGGAAGGCAATGAGCTGTGCATCTGGGGAACCACAAGGGTCATCCCCGGGCTGTGTTTTGTGCTCGAAGTGGTGGAACCGGGGATGCTCGTGATCAAGCACAGGCGGGTGGATGGCTTCGGTAAGTTTGTCAATGTCGCTGTTTTGAAGGGAGATCAGGTGAAAATTGTGGACGAGAACAGCGGCAGGGCGCGTGATTGCCCTTCGGTCATTAATTCCATGATCGGATTTACTTCTTCGACATTGTGGAGCGATTCGCTTAACCTGCTGGTTCAGCTGGCGGTTTCTATGCGCGCCCACGAGCGGGGAGGCATCTTACTGGTTGTGCCCAACGGAAAGGACGATTGGAGAAAATCCATCATTCACCCGATTACCTATCATGTTCAACCTTCATTTTCCGAGCTGGCAGAACTGAACAGAAAATACATAGAAGATCCCAACCCGATCGGCTGGCAGTCACAATTGAGCTCGGCTATTAACGGCCTGGCCGGGTTGACCGCCGTGGACGGCGCGACGATCATCAATGATAAATATGAATTGCTGGCTTTCGGGGCCAAGATCGGGCGGACTGCGGAAGGTCGGCCGGTGGAGGAAATGCTGGTAACGGAGCCCGTTATAGGGAACGTGGGCCAGGTTATGCACCCGGTGCAGCATGGAGGCACAAGGCACTTGTCGGCAGCACAATTTGTGTACGATCAGCGCGATGCTATTGCGCTCGTTGCGTCGCAGGACGGACGCTTTACAATTTTTTCCTGGGCTCCCTGTGAAGGAAAAGTGCAGGCGCACCGGGTCGACGCATTGCTGCTATAA
- a CDS encoding RagB/SusD family nutrient uptake outer membrane protein, translated as MKYHIKITAMLGLALGIVSCKDNLEESPYSSLSKEVVFKDEDGLNQATIGVYQAWTAPDFSDISSRFILTESGHRYATAGILGSGSDPYYRFGHVSTSGAFEAVWSRFYKIIFRANTVIDNAARAVPGEEEEADPYIAEARFLRAYAYFNLVRLFGGVPLLLKEINSLSDEDLIFAPRETDVAVYEAIIADLTFAEANLPDSRGGAELGRVSAGTAKAMLGKVYLTMAGKPLNKTENYQKAVDKFSEIVGPANEEKFDFELIPDFAEVFSLDNERNREIVLSFGYFVNSSNPNGNILPFNLFPSGLVNGDEQTNYGLTYDFYKLFEKTDTRRPFTLVDRYIFKGGARAGAEEGDSIIYNPEIGNYVNKRTKASLAHDDFKYGIAYGKLARVARPAGAAIQGYSADLIELRFSDVLLCYAEALVETGKTAQALPILNRVRDRAKATPSKATAAAALRTAIRTERRLELTGEMTTVFDIRRWGTLQQEIAAMSEDQIVDNVLIPYSPRLELYPVPQSQIDANPNLRQNDGW; from the coding sequence ATGAAATACCATATAAAAATTACGGCAATGCTTGGCCTTGCGCTGGGCATTGTTTCCTGCAAAGACAACCTGGAAGAATCTCCATATTCGTCGTTAAGCAAAGAGGTTGTATTTAAAGACGAAGATGGCCTCAATCAGGCAACCATTGGGGTTTACCAGGCCTGGACGGCGCCCGATTTTTCGGATATATCGAGCCGGTTTATCCTCACAGAATCGGGGCATCGCTATGCGACTGCTGGCATTTTGGGCTCTGGTTCAGACCCTTATTATCGGTTCGGGCATGTTTCCACTTCCGGTGCTTTCGAGGCGGTTTGGTCACGGTTTTATAAGATTATTTTCAGGGCAAATACGGTTATCGACAATGCGGCCAGGGCCGTGCCGGGTGAAGAAGAAGAAGCCGATCCGTACATTGCCGAGGCGCGGTTCCTGAGGGCTTACGCTTATTTTAACCTGGTAAGGCTGTTTGGCGGTGTGCCTTTACTGTTGAAAGAAATCAATTCTTTATCAGATGAAGATTTGATTTTTGCCCCAAGAGAAACGGATGTGGCTGTCTATGAAGCTATTATAGCTGATTTAACCTTTGCTGAGGCAAACCTGCCCGATTCGCGTGGTGGTGCCGAGCTGGGACGCGTGTCTGCGGGAACTGCTAAGGCCATGTTAGGCAAAGTGTATCTGACAATGGCGGGTAAACCGCTGAACAAGACGGAAAATTACCAGAAGGCGGTTGACAAGTTCAGCGAGATAGTAGGTCCGGCGAATGAGGAAAAGTTTGATTTTGAACTCATTCCCGATTTTGCTGAGGTGTTTTCGCTGGACAATGAACGCAACCGGGAAATCGTGCTTTCTTTCGGCTATTTTGTTAATTCGTCGAATCCAAACGGGAACATTCTTCCTTTCAATCTTTTCCCCTCAGGGCTGGTTAATGGTGACGAGCAGACGAACTACGGTTTGACTTATGATTTTTATAAATTATTTGAAAAAACAGATACGCGCAGGCCATTCACGCTTGTGGACAGATATATTTTCAAAGGCGGCGCCAGGGCAGGGGCGGAAGAGGGGGATAGCATTATCTATAATCCTGAGATCGGTAACTACGTGAACAAGCGTACCAAAGCTTCCCTGGCACATGACGACTTCAAATATGGTATAGCCTATGGTAAGCTGGCAAGGGTTGCCCGCCCTGCCGGCGCCGCAATACAGGGATACAGCGCTGACCTGATCGAATTGCGTTTTTCGGATGTGTTGCTGTGCTATGCAGAAGCATTGGTCGAAACAGGCAAAACGGCACAGGCATTGCCGATCCTGAACCGCGTTCGCGACCGCGCTAAGGCTACGCCTTCAAAAGCAACGGCGGCCGCGGCTCTTCGCACTGCTATCCGGACCGAACGCCGGTTAGAGCTTACTGGCGAAATGACAACCGTTTTCGACATTCGCAGGTGGGGCACATTGCAGCAGGAAATTGCGGCAATGTCAGAAGATCAGATCGTGGATAATGTGCTGATCCCGTATTCGCCAAGACTTGAATTGTATCCGGTTCCGCAGTCGCAAATTGATGCGAATCCGAATTTGCGACAGAACGACGGCTGGTAA
- a CDS encoding SusC/RagA family TonB-linked outer membrane protein, whose product MQTTQRLCEVEPGTGNLIFQRGRVLLLFCLLAVTSTYAQQVTPDSAKKDSLPKPAAQPIPAQAPAATPAAPAQATPAAPTKPATDTLPKTKTSTDTSSAAPLVKPTQNFDPLVKPAAKPDSTAQPGAAQPSAAQPGAAQPQATPATGAAKPDSTKQQTPVGNVPAQQSATQPAQPAAAQPTTAQPAAGQPISTQPDSLNLNANPQAGPQLGADAKPVSGKVVDEKGLGLPGVRVLVKGTEIVSETSPEGTFEMKVPAKGAILVFTFIGFATKEVPVGNQAKFNVQLVPEAKALNEVVVVGYGAQSKRDLASSTSRVSSQEYKSAVVNTVDQALQGRTTGVSVVESSGEPGASTVVRIRGNNSLSGNNEPLYVIDGFPMPPYREAGANFTGAYSQNGLYGINPNDIESMEILKDASATAIYGSRGANGVVLITTKSGKRGEGRVELVNKTSFGTIANPIKMMNSRQYAETINESYIISGRQAPFENLDSALTNTDWVEAVTQPSFREDITLSLSGGSPKSSYYISGNYLREKGTIINSNNNRASLRVNLNNEINDWYNVKGQVAFTRQKSNRAVTASRAWPNSGGLMDGLRAAPTLAVDYLGNNSLGIPNYQGYYFANPVNELMAKHDVTQNDYSVLNIENYFKLADGLQLVVSLGGNQNLTRRNVFLPPSTADGNQVKGRGSNNTSNTYSYNVNAYFQYEKTFKKDHYLNSTLGVEYNDQTVEFVSTNYSGFDVPFFGVDNIGSAQSQGIGSFKEQRILQSGFLRANYTYKGKYVLNTSVRIDGASAFAANNKYGVFPSVALAWNLEQEEFMKRVTFVSNTKLRASFGETGSQAIGPYSSLSQYTSGFYEMGPGGDGSVINTGIYPNSIANPNLTWERTRQFNIGADFNAARDRLVFSFDYYNKVTSDLLQPRKVPTQSGVGTIIDNYGTMRNRGVELSIQANIIQKKNITFSSRLNLSRNINTLVDLGERTQPDYVSINGNLLGGVSGILTPGEEVGRFFGFRVSGLTQTSSFDSNGNPTFPTFEGPRPAGSKGTPLYGAWIYEDINGDNIITADDRIVLGKSTPDFTFGWSNDLTWRNFSVNALFTGSVGNDVLNLTNFYINNGVVDYGGVGFNQSEDWYNNRYTESNPHNNVKYPGIQRGIASGDINSTMLEDGSFIRLKMLSLSYTFPRLGPVQNPRLFVTGTNIWTATKYTGFDPEVSSYAQSLLQQGIDYGAYPSQRSYTIGISCNF is encoded by the coding sequence ATGCAAACAACTCAACGATTATGTGAGGTAGAGCCTGGCACGGGCAATCTCATTTTTCAGAGGGGTCGGGTCTTGCTTTTGTTTTGCCTGCTCGCAGTTACAAGCACCTACGCGCAGCAGGTAACACCCGATTCCGCTAAAAAAGATTCCCTGCCCAAGCCCGCAGCACAACCCATTCCGGCGCAAGCGCCAGCCGCCACTCCGGCGGCACCAGCACAAGCAACACCGGCAGCGCCGACAAAACCCGCAACAGATACCCTCCCAAAGACAAAAACATCTACTGATACAAGTTCCGCAGCCCCGCTCGTAAAGCCAACCCAGAATTTTGATCCTCTGGTAAAACCAGCAGCGAAGCCGGATTCTACCGCCCAGCCGGGTGCGGCCCAGCCGAGTGCAGCCCAACCGGGTGCGGCCCAACCACAAGCTACGCCAGCCACAGGAGCTGCAAAGCCCGACAGTACGAAACAGCAGACGCCGGTTGGCAATGTTCCTGCACAGCAATCGGCAACGCAGCCGGCACAACCCGCAGCTGCGCAGCCAACCACCGCGCAACCCGCCGCCGGACAACCAATCTCAACTCAGCCGGATTCGTTGAACCTGAATGCTAATCCACAGGCCGGGCCGCAGTTAGGCGCAGATGCCAAGCCCGTTTCAGGGAAGGTTGTTGATGAGAAAGGCCTTGGATTGCCCGGTGTCAGGGTCCTCGTAAAAGGAACGGAAATCGTTTCCGAAACGAGTCCGGAAGGGACATTTGAGATGAAGGTGCCTGCTAAGGGAGCCATTCTTGTCTTCACTTTTATCGGTTTTGCAACGAAAGAGGTCCCGGTAGGAAACCAGGCGAAGTTTAATGTGCAGCTGGTTCCCGAAGCCAAAGCCCTGAATGAAGTGGTTGTGGTAGGCTATGGAGCCCAAAGCAAGCGCGATCTGGCGAGTTCAACTTCCCGGGTTTCGTCCCAGGAATATAAATCGGCTGTCGTGAATACAGTGGATCAGGCATTGCAAGGTCGCACCACGGGAGTTTCTGTGGTCGAATCTTCTGGTGAACCGGGAGCGTCCACTGTGGTGAGGATACGGGGAAATAACTCATTGAGCGGCAATAACGAGCCATTATATGTGATCGATGGTTTTCCTATGCCTCCCTACCGGGAAGCGGGCGCAAACTTTACGGGCGCTTATTCTCAAAATGGATTGTACGGCATTAACCCCAATGACATTGAAAGCATGGAGATCCTGAAAGATGCATCGGCAACGGCCATTTACGGTTCCAGAGGTGCTAACGGGGTTGTTTTGATCACTACAAAATCGGGTAAGCGTGGCGAAGGCCGTGTGGAACTGGTGAATAAAACTTCTTTCGGGACGATCGCTAATCCGATCAAAATGATGAATTCGCGGCAATATGCAGAAACCATCAATGAAAGCTATATCATTTCCGGACGCCAGGCACCATTTGAAAATCTGGATAGCGCACTTACAAACACCGATTGGGTAGAGGCAGTAACGCAGCCCAGCTTCCGTGAAGACATTACGTTAAGCCTTTCCGGCGGCAGCCCGAAATCTTCCTATTATATATCCGGAAACTATCTGAGAGAAAAAGGAACGATCATTAATTCCAATAACAACAGGGCCAGTTTGAGGGTTAACCTCAATAATGAGATCAACGATTGGTACAATGTAAAAGGCCAGGTTGCTTTCACCAGGCAGAAGTCGAACCGCGCCGTGACAGCCTCGCGCGCATGGCCAAACTCGGGTGGTTTAATGGACGGCCTTCGTGCCGCTCCGACGCTTGCGGTAGACTATCTGGGAAACAACAGCCTGGGAATCCCGAACTATCAGGGTTACTATTTTGCCAATCCTGTAAATGAGCTAATGGCCAAGCACGATGTTACGCAGAACGATTATTCGGTGCTTAACATTGAGAATTATTTCAAGCTCGCGGATGGCTTGCAGCTTGTGGTCAGCCTCGGTGGTAACCAGAATCTGACCCGGAGAAATGTATTTCTGCCGCCCAGCACAGCCGATGGAAACCAGGTTAAAGGTCGCGGTAGCAACAATACATCCAATACGTATAGTTATAATGTCAATGCGTATTTCCAGTACGAAAAGACATTCAAGAAAGATCACTACCTGAATTCGACATTGGGTGTGGAATATAACGACCAGACTGTTGAATTCGTCAGCACTAACTATTCCGGTTTTGATGTTCCGTTTTTCGGGGTCGACAACATTGGAAGTGCGCAATCGCAGGGCATCGGTTCCTTTAAAGAGCAGCGGATATTACAGTCAGGCTTTCTCCGCGCCAATTATACTTATAAAGGAAAGTATGTGTTAAACACTTCCGTAAGGATCGATGGTGCTTCGGCTTTTGCCGCCAACAATAAATATGGCGTGTTTCCATCCGTAGCGCTTGCGTGGAACCTGGAACAGGAAGAGTTTATGAAGCGTGTAACATTTGTGTCCAACACAAAGCTTCGGGCTTCTTTCGGTGAAACGGGAAGCCAGGCCATCGGCCCTTATTCTTCATTATCCCAATACACCAGCGGATTTTATGAAATGGGACCTGGCGGCGACGGCAGCGTGATCAATACGGGCATTTATCCGAACTCCATCGCCAATCCAAACCTAACCTGGGAACGCACGCGCCAGTTTAACATCGGAGCTGACTTTAATGCAGCGCGCGACAGACTGGTTTTCAGTTTTGATTATTACAATAAAGTAACGTCAGATCTGCTGCAACCCAGGAAAGTGCCTACGCAATCGGGTGTGGGGACAATTATCGATAACTACGGGACAATGCGTAACCGCGGGGTGGAGCTTAGCATTCAGGCAAACATTATTCAGAAGAAAAATATAACATTCTCTTCCCGTTTGAATCTTTCGCGCAATATAAACACATTGGTCGACCTGGGAGAACGTACACAGCCTGATTATGTGAGCATCAATGGAAACTTGCTTGGAGGCGTTTCGGGTATACTCACGCCGGGTGAGGAAGTAGGGCGCTTTTTCGGCTTCCGCGTGTCGGGTCTGACGCAGACTTCCTCCTTCGACAGCAACGGAAATCCTACTTTCCCGACATTTGAAGGACCGCGTCCTGCGGGTTCAAAAGGCACACCGCTTTACGGTGCCTGGATTTACGAAGATATAAACGGCGATAACATTATCACTGCCGATGACCGGATCGTGTTGGGCAAATCAACACCCGACTTTACGTTCGGTTGGAGCAATGATCTGACGTGGCGCAACTTCTCAGTGAATGCACTCTTTACGGGTTCTGTTGGGAATGATGTTCTGAATCTTACCAATTTTTACATTAATAATGGTGTGGTCGATTACGGCGGCGTAGGATTTAATCAGTCTGAGGATTGGTACAACAACCGCTATACCGAATCAAACCCGCATAACAATGTAAAATATCCGGGTATCCAGCGCGGGATTGCTTCGGGGGACATTAACTCCACGATGCTGGAAGATGGCAGTTTTATCAGATTAAAAATGCTCAGCCTTTCGTACACTTTCCCAAGGTTAGGGCCGGTGCAAAATCCGCGCTTATTTGTGACTGGGACCAATATCTGGACGGCAACAAAATATACCGGTTTTGATCCTGAGGTGAGTTCCTACGCGCAGTCGCTGCTGCAACAGGGCATTGACTATGGCGCTTATCCGTCACAACGTTCGTACACCATTGGCATTTCCTGCAATTTTTAA
- the dinB gene encoding DNA polymerase IV, with product MSEPAVLPVRKIIHIDMDAFYASVEQRDFPEYRGKPLAVGGSPTGRGVVATASYEARKFGVRSAMSSRKAIQLCPGIIFVRPRFEVYKAVSTHIREIFSRYTDLIEPLSLDEAFLDVTEDKLGIGSALDIAEQIKTAIKTELNLTASAGISVNKFVAKIASDINKPDGLTFIGPSKVEAFINALPVEKFFGVGKVTADKMKRMQLFTGGDLKKLPENELVRHFGKTGHFFYKIVRGIDNREVQTERETKSLGAEDTFMYDLSTIDEMHKELDKIGVTVFNRLRKKQLKGRTITLKIKYSDFTQITRNHSFGSPVDDLDIILETAKDLLAKVDLEEKSVRLLGISLSNFGELEIRSRRAKDSGQLELFG from the coding sequence ATGTCAGAACCTGCTGTTTTACCGGTACGCAAGATAATCCATATTGATATGGATGCCTTTTACGCGTCCGTTGAGCAGCGCGATTTTCCGGAATATCGGGGTAAGCCGCTTGCTGTCGGGGGCTCGCCTACGGGCCGCGGTGTGGTGGCCACTGCCAGTTATGAGGCCCGGAAATTCGGAGTAAGGTCGGCTATGTCCTCGCGCAAGGCCATCCAGCTGTGTCCCGGCATCATCTTCGTCCGGCCGCGTTTTGAGGTTTACAAGGCCGTTTCCACGCATATCAGAGAGATTTTCTCGCGCTATACCGATCTGATCGAACCACTTTCGCTGGATGAGGCATTTCTGGACGTTACAGAGGACAAGCTGGGCATCGGCTCAGCCCTGGATATTGCGGAACAGATCAAAACAGCGATTAAAACGGAGCTCAACTTAACTGCTTCTGCCGGGATCTCGGTCAATAAATTCGTGGCAAAAATCGCGTCGGACATTAATAAACCCGACGGTCTGACATTCATAGGGCCCTCCAAAGTGGAAGCATTTATCAATGCGCTGCCGGTCGAAAAATTTTTCGGAGTAGGCAAAGTCACAGCCGATAAAATGAAGCGGATGCAGCTTTTCACTGGTGGTGATCTCAAAAAATTACCTGAAAACGAGCTGGTCCGGCATTTCGGAAAAACAGGACATTTCTTTTACAAGATCGTGCGGGGAATTGATAACCGGGAAGTGCAAACGGAACGGGAAACCAAGTCGCTGGGTGCGGAAGATACATTCATGTACGACCTCTCCACCATTGACGAAATGCATAAGGAGCTGGATAAGATCGGTGTTACGGTTTTCAACCGGCTGCGCAAAAAACAGCTCAAAGGCCGCACCATTACATTAAAAATAAAGTATAGCGACTTCACCCAGATCACCCGGAACCATTCATTCGGCTCGCCCGTGGACGACCTGGACATTATCCTTGAAACGGCGAAAGATCTTCTGGCGAAAGTAGACCTGGAAGAAAAATCCGTGCGCCTGCTGGGCATTTCGCTGTCCAACTTCGGGGAGCTGGAAATCCGGTCGCGAAGAGCAAAAGACTCAGGCCAGCTCGAATTGTTCGGCTGA